The region gaagaattgtgatagtgtttttcttttatgtgaagCCACTGCTTTACTGAATGCAACATATGTATCAAATCATACAGACCAACTTACCAAACATtgattcatttatttcttttttgtttttttgaagaaattacAGGTTATAAGAGACATTACATTGAAGAATAAAATGATTATCACCATGGTAAGTGATTTGTTAGTGTCGTTGCCAGCAGTTCCCCTCTGGGAGTGTAGAAGTATATCCATTAAGTTCTGGCTGTTTAATCCTCTCCATCCTGAAATAATTACCTTCTGTAAACTTGTTGTGCTCATGATGAATGCAACTATCTTTACAAGAGATCACTATGATCTGCTGAACAAGTGAAGCAAATCTACAAGACTAAGCACATGAGATTAATGTCAATCAAACTAGTTTGCAAAACTCTGCATGCTTCCTTCTCATTAGTGCAACTCTAAAATTACATTTCCTCACAGTTAATTAGAATTAGAGTTCTCAAATCGCAACTAGACCTTTCCATCTGATGAAGGGAGGTCTCTATTGGCCTTCCAGGCTGTGGAGGAGGATGATGTAGTTAAAGAATTGGTGCCTTTTGAGGGAGCTGAGGAAGGAGAGGGAAGCTTCTTTGGCAGCATCTGTTCCCAATATTCCTTTGGCAGTCTTGATGCTTctgaaagaagaaggaaagcaaGAAGAGTGAAGAGCAAACACTTGTGCCTCCAAGAACCTAACATGTTGAATACTCAGGAAATGCCTGGAGCGCTCCTTTAACTCTCGAAACTTGCAGCTTTAGAGAGACTGTTGGAGGAGACATGTTGAGTAATGTATGTAGAGTGCCAACTTGTTTGTTTGAGGCAAGATGAGTAAATGGCAGACAATGGGGTATTTGATAATGCTAATCTTTTAAGCAGCTCATGTTGCATGCTGTTCTCAGTATATAATATTGAGATACAAGTTCAGTGTCTGACTGCGAGCGAGGAATTTGAGGGATTTTATATTCCGTGCCCCTCAGAGGTCGAGTGCTATAATTGTTTAATCTTCTGTCTGGCAAGAAATCTTTGCTGTCAGACTTACTGGGGCGATACAGTAAAATGTCATTTAGTCAATATGTTACATAAAACAATATTTTACTCACTTCGTTGATGGGTATATTTTCCATACAATATATCATGGTTCCTTGAGATTTCATGCAAGGCATGTCAATACTTGACTTGAAAAATGCTTATAATGTGTTTAGTACTAGAGTTTTTACAAATCAATGAAAATCACCTTGAACCTTTCATTGAGTCTCTAAATATACTAAGTATCggtaccccaaaaaaaaaaaaaaatcatttaccTGCAGCCAATAAACgcctaaaattaaatttaggcctttttttttttttttttctcaacctATAGTTTACGCCGATTAACGTAgcattgttaatattttttctcaTCATATATGAATAGCCTAGCACATCTTAGAATTATCCCACAATGCTGACATAACAGTTTCAACTAACTCTTGTTCAATCTTTGTTAACATATATTAATTGAAACTAGCACGTCAGCACacattgtgaaataattatgaaataaaaatatagtttcttacACTACTCTTTTCAAAAACTTGATCAAATTGGACGATTCTAATCATCTCAATACAATATTGCATTGCATCCTCTTTGAGCTTACATGGCTGCATACTTATCATGGAAGGGTAAAATCCACTTCTAAAGTAAAATTGATGAAGCATGCCTAACTATAAAAATTCATCGCTCTAATTAAGCCTATGGTTTAGAAACCCCCCACCTAACTCTAGTATAATTATTATCTTTCAATCATGCAAACATGAGGAGAGTACCCTTTTTCCATTAATTTTAGATAGGATGGTTCAAAAAGACAAACAAGCCAAAGTAACAAAAAGTGGAGAAAACTTTAAAGGAGTCCAAAGAAGCATCTTGACACTTTTGTATGCCATTTTGCCAACAAATAAAATGCTTTTGccttaaaaaatattatggTTATCAACATTGTCACGGGGatatcattatattttttttttgtgaaaaggCCAGTGATTGGGGCACCACCTCTCCTAAAATAATGGTGCACTAAGCTGAATAGAGCCAGTGATTGGGGCGCCACCATTTTGCTTGCATGTTCAGGAAAAATAATAGttctaataaataaatgaatgctCCATTTgattcgacgtaaaatggttttcatcGTAAAATAGTTTGAGGAAAgttatttttcaggaaaatgtttttcgctgaaaacattttctggtgtttggcgcgtatagaaaatcacaaatattttttatattttcattcaatcgtattaacttataaatataaaaatcaccgatAACAAGATTCCGACACTGACTAGTAAGATTCCGGCCACTTCCACCGAATTTCGAGATAAAGACCGAAATCTAGACAGTTTCATCAGAATTTGGGTTTGCCAAATTCCAGCGAAGGTGGCCAAATCTCGGCCAGTAGGCCAGAAGTTGGGCGTTCTGGTAGGAATTCGGCCATTCTGGCCAAATCCCGGTCAGTTGCCCAGAATCTGACCATTCTGGTCACCGAAATCTGGGCTGatcggccggaatccggcgacaatTACTGAACGTTGTTAAAATTTCGGCACCGGCCAGATTCCGGTggtggtcgactgcttgaacgtaaaggtcaaCTGCATCATTTAAAAGAGGATCGAATGCGTTTGCCGttaggaaaaatgatttacgctttttaaaatttactaagcattttttaccaaacgaaaatcatttttcggttgactattatttttgttctaccaaataataataaggtgtcaaataaaaactgaaaataagCCAAATAAATAACCCGGTCCAATAATTCTTGGCCCACCGACCAGAAATAGGGCAACAAAAAAGGACGATTTTTGTGGCTGACCAAAGGCTTCGTTTTTGGTACGCACACCTGCAGGCAATGGGTCTTATTTGCCAAATTTCACTCCAATGGATCAATTGAGCTAGAGTCGTCACAGAAGAACTCCACTCCAATGTCCGGTAAAGAAGCTGCCCGGCAGCTAGCGAGCAAGGGCCCTCATGTGTATagaaatatgtattttttaaatgattaaatttaagatTAATTTGCCACTCTAACCTTAATCTAAATGATCAGTAATGCGCTGTTGTTCTAGAACTCGATCCACACAACTTAATATTAAATTCGACTCCTTCAAATGGATCTATGAGAAGGCTCTCACACACTTACCATAGTTGAGTTTGATAGCGAACTTGCTCCAAGTTACACGAGAAAATTTCCCTGACAGAACATTTTCAACTTGAATAAACATCTTAAAAAGTAATTCTTGTAGAGCAATTCTTGAACTATCTTAACTTCTCAATGCACATCTTGTGATTAGAAATATTCATCGACTCTTTTGCAAGCCACACAAGTAAGAAATGGATGCATGCGTAGCAAACATTCCAAGCATCAGAGACTGGTCAAGGAATTTCCCACAATCAATCAAAAAGACAGGATATATGCTCAAATCTTCCTTAAAAGTCTTGCTGTCGGAGAATTTTGCACAGCTTCATACACCATAATTATGCACACGCTGCTGCATTATTAAAGGTGAAGGGTGTTCTGCTGAGAATATGACATTGGCCACACAcgtaatattattataataaaggaCTTAGATACGCCTGCTTAAGACTATGCTTTTGCTGCTAGCTAGACAGATGAGACTCGGGCTCTGTGATGAAGAAGCTCCTGATCAGATATTAACACACCCTTCAAGAAtgcattaaatattttttcgtTTATATTAAAGATAATATGAGGATACAATAAAAATGGAATAAATATACTGAAGAACGTAACTGGGACTCTGAAGACTAATCAAGTATAAATAATTTACGTTACATCCATGACTAAAAAATTCTTGAGCCAAAAATGAATATGTAATGGAGTAATAATATCAGCAGCACAGCAGGCAGGGACAGCCAGACACTTACTGACGCATCATGCTTAAGCAATAGCTGACATAATTGTTTCAGCCTCTGTGGGACGCCACATTGTCTTCTGAACACACAGCAATCCCTCATTGGCATTTGAATAAATTAAACGGATTTCCCAGTGTAAAGATTTAGCCATGTTCTCGATTTCACCTATGGTTTCAACATTGTCCCGTACGATCAGCTTTCCTTCTGGCCTAAGGATTCTATCAACTTCTGCAACCACTGCCTTTAAGTTGCACCTGTGGCCATAAATTTATTAACAGGCTTAATCAGACCAATCATTGGAGAACTGTGTTGAGGTATGACTATAAGACATCAAGAATGTAATATACAAGATAATGAACCTCTTTTTGAGACTGGAGAAGAGATGGTCCGCATGGAGAAGATCGTAAGATCTGGGGTACGTATTAAATGATTGACACCAGTCATGATACATTCCGAATAAACCTCGCTCATATATTATTGGGAGTGTGTCCGGAGAGTCAATTGGGACTACATTCATAACCCACACTTTTAAGCCTTTTAACGCTGCAGCAAACCTAAAAGAATTTTCCATCATGGAAAGCATATCAAGacacagaaaacaaaaaaagaaaatgaaaatgagtatCTTAAGCTTCTTACTACACTAGAAAAAGGAAATGTCATAACCAAAGCAATGACATTTGCCTCATCATTTATCCAACAACAACCACATTCTGCTCGAACTGATGGGAAATCATCAGATATTTAGTGCCAAAATCATATCCACTTTTTATTAAGGGCCTGCCAAGGGCTCTGTTTGTTAATGCATTTTAtgggtgttttttgtttaaaaaagtgTCATGACgtgatataaaggtgaaaattgtttgtgtttttaggagtgttttgtgtttaagttgtttgttaatgtttttgttttgagaatagaaaacaaaagttttaacaaacaGATAACTTTCATGGAAAGAAAGTATTCATAAAATGTAGGATGCTTACCCTCCATATACAGCATTCATGTCCATAACATTCCTTACGGAAGACCAGATGATTCCCATCCCATTCAAGTACGAGTGGGAAACGACATTTTTCCAGTGTTTGTAATCAGCAGTGAAATCCTCGGGAGCAACTTTGCCATAGACTCCAACCTGAGAATTAAACCAGTAAGGTGGTTTCTCCAACCTTAGTGGCCATTGCTCAGGCCAACGAGACCCCCTCTCTGATGCATTAACTGGCACTTTGTGCATGCATGCTTGCATTGGAACATTCCTGAACAAATACACTCACGCAAACACTTAATGACAAGTACTCACTAATAAATATGCTCGTAGAGCATTTTTTAAAGAGAGGTGCTGTAGTGGCAAAGTGAAGCAATTTTGGAGCTAGTGAACTTGCTGAGATAGAGaaaacacgatttttttttttttttttggataagtaataaAGAATACAAGATGTGAAAAAGGATAAACTCATTTGTGAATATTACATGATACCCTTGCTTCAGCAATTTCCTATActcctatttttaatttttcccatAACCAATCCAATGAAAACGTATTTTTCTCACACGGCATAATTGTTAAGGACATATCTGATATTACTCAACAAACACCAACAAGTGATAACAAGGAAtctgttgaagataaagatcaACACTCATCAACCAAGAAGATCGAATTGCCTTGGGATAAATCTAGAAGGAGAAATGTTATTATGTATTCTCTTGTCCTTCTCCCATCCTTCCCCGCTGATGTAGCATTGTCAATCCAccgttgattttttttctttttaattgagaTTGATCTAAAGGAGGATTGACAATGACACGTCAGCAGAGAAAGATAGGAAAATGACAAAAGAATACCAAATAGCATACCTCATCTAGAAGACAGTCTCTAGTCTCGATGTTTATCTTGTGTATAGTCTGATATAATCAAAACTGTATATTTGAATTTATAGCTTATCAATAAATACACAAGCCTTCACCACAGTAAGGTAAGGCAGTTTCTACAAAGATAGAGAGTTACAAACCTTTAATGAATATATACTTTTATAAAACTACAACTTTTTAGCAATCCAGACGGTGCAAGTTAATTAAGTAATCTACACCCTATGTAGAGAGTGAAGAGGCAAAACTGAAATACTCTATTCTGCCTTAGCTTGTTGAATGCGGTGTTTATAGGGAATTTGCATCCGAGTGTTT is a window of Alnus glutinosa chromosome 4, dhAlnGlut1.1, whole genome shotgun sequence DNA encoding:
- the LOC133867495 gene encoding uncharacterized protein LOC133867495 translates to MLGSWRHKCLLFTLLAFLLLSEASRLPKEYWEQMLPKKLPSPSSAPSKGTNSLTTSSSSTAWKANRDLPSSDGKSCRFASLVQQIIVISCKDSCIHHEHNKFTEGNYFRMERIKQPELNGYTSTLPEGNCWQRH